In the Chitinophagales bacterium genome, one interval contains:
- a CDS encoding nuclear transport factor 2 family protein has translation MTPDQLSHIAQQWFHAFNSHDLEALLALYADDAEHYSPKLKLRQPATQGWIKGKAALRTWWQDAFQRLPTLQYELLKLTANEHRVFMEYIRHVKGEEDLPVGEVLEIRNHLIVSSRVYHG, from the coding sequence ATGACACCGGATCAACTGAGTCACATAGCACAGCAGTGGTTTCATGCATTCAACAGCCATGACCTTGAGGCACTGCTTGCCCTGTATGCAGATGATGCCGAGCACTACAGCCCGAAGCTGAAACTGCGACAGCCGGCGACACAGGGCTGGATTAAAGGCAAAGCGGCGCTGCGCACGTGGTGGCAGGACGCCTTTCAACGTTTACCTACGCTGCAGTATGAACTGTTGAAACTCACTGCCAATGAACACCGTGTGTTTATGGAATACATCCGGCATGTAAAAGGTGAAGAAGATCTGCCCGTAGGTGAAGTGCTGGAGATCCGGAACCACCTGATTGTTAGCTCGAGGGTTTATCATGGGTGA
- a CDS encoding sodium-translocating pyrophosphatase, with protein MNNLFYVVPLFGIVALIFTAMKASWVTKQDAGNDRMQEIAKHIAEGAMAFLRAEWRILGFFVAIAAVLLAVLGWSNPESSWLIAGAFITGAVFSATAGFIGMRIATKANVRTAHAARTSLSRALAVSFTGGSVMGLGVTGLAVLGLSSLFVVFYTMYVDPSTNEHLTTALEVLTGFSLGAESIALFARVGGGIYTKAADVGADLVGKVEAGIPEDDPRNPATIADNVGDNVGDVAGMGADLFGSFVATILATMVLGGETKSVDAYNGLAPILLPMIIAGTGIIFSIISMYFVRIGETSTLNTGIVQKALNNGNWGAIILTTVASYFIVGAILPDTLTLRGMDFTSNGVFGAIVVGLVVGTLMSMITEYYTSMGKRPVKMIIKQSSTGHATNIIGGLSVGMESTMAPIIVLASGIFCAYQFAGIYGVAIAAAGMMATTTMQLAIDAFGPIADNAGGIAEMSELPKEVREKTDILDAVGNTTAATGKGFAIASAALTSLALFAAFVGISGIDSIDIYKADVLAGLFIGGMIPFLFSSLAIAAVGRAAMSMVQEVRRQFREIPGIMEGTGKPEYDKCVAISTEASLREMMLPGAIALVVPVVIGFLFGPEVLGGLLAGVTVSGVLMGMFQSNAGGAWDNAKKSFEKGVEINGEVFYKKSEPHKASVTGDTVGDPFKDTSGPSMNILIKLMSIVSLVIAPSIPLNGLLGLHKDDASKHNFSLMMQSPGMEAAEHGGACCAKPAEATADAAGTDCGSAGKTTAVATANNNSDGSTASGNTGTAQ; from the coding sequence ATGAATAATTTGTTTTACGTAGTACCCTTATTTGGCATCGTTGCATTGATCTTCACGGCTATGAAGGCATCGTGGGTTACAAAGCAGGATGCAGGTAACGACAGGATGCAGGAAATTGCGAAGCACATCGCCGAAGGCGCCATGGCTTTCTTGCGTGCAGAATGGAGAATTCTTGGATTCTTTGTGGCCATTGCGGCCGTATTGCTCGCTGTACTCGGTTGGTCGAATCCCGAATCGAGCTGGCTTATCGCGGGTGCTTTTATCACCGGTGCAGTATTTTCTGCCACAGCCGGTTTTATCGGAATGCGCATCGCCACTAAAGCGAATGTACGCACTGCGCATGCTGCCCGTACTTCACTTTCCAGGGCATTGGCCGTTTCTTTTACCGGAGGTTCCGTCATGGGGCTTGGCGTAACCGGTCTTGCCGTATTGGGTCTGAGCTCACTCTTCGTGGTTTTTTATACGATGTATGTTGACCCTTCTACCAATGAACACCTCACCACTGCGCTGGAAGTGCTGACCGGTTTTTCGCTTGGCGCGGAAAGCATAGCACTCTTTGCCCGCGTAGGTGGCGGTATCTATACAAAAGCTGCCGACGTTGGCGCCGACCTTGTTGGAAAAGTGGAAGCCGGCATACCGGAAGATGATCCGCGCAATCCTGCTACAATTGCCGATAACGTTGGTGATAATGTGGGTGATGTAGCAGGTATGGGAGCCGACCTGTTTGGATCGTTCGTGGCAACCATTCTTGCTACCATGGTGCTGGGAGGAGAAACAAAATCGGTAGATGCCTATAACGGCCTTGCACCCATCCTGCTGCCGATGATTATTGCCGGCACAGGAATAATTTTTTCCATCATCAGCATGTACTTCGTAAGAATAGGAGAGACCAGCACATTGAACACAGGCATCGTGCAGAAAGCCTTAAACAACGGTAACTGGGGAGCCATTATTCTCACCACAGTTGCTTCCTATTTCATCGTAGGTGCCATTCTACCTGATACTTTGACTTTAAGAGGCATGGACTTCACCAGCAACGGTGTGTTTGGTGCCATCGTGGTAGGCCTCGTGGTGGGAACACTGATGAGCATGATTACCGAGTATTACACCTCCATGGGTAAACGCCCGGTGAAGATGATCATCAAACAGTCTTCCACCGGCCATGCTACCAACATCATCGGCGGACTTTCCGTTGGTATGGAATCAACCATGGCGCCAATCATTGTGCTGGCAAGCGGTATCTTCTGCGCCTATCAGTTTGCCGGCATCTATGGTGTTGCCATAGCGGCAGCGGGCATGATGGCTACCACTACCATGCAGCTGGCCATTGATGCATTTGGCCCTATTGCCGATAATGCAGGCGGCATTGCCGAGATGAGCGAGTTACCTAAAGAGGTGCGTGAAAAAACAGATATACTGGATGCTGTCGGCAATACCACGGCTGCAACCGGAAAAGGATTTGCCATTGCTTCCGCGGCCCTCACCTCACTGGCCCTGTTCGCCGCCTTCGTGGGTATCTCCGGTATTGATTCCATTGATATCTATAAAGCCGATGTACTGGCCGGCTTATTTATTGGCGGCATGATACCATTTCTCTTTTCCTCGCTTGCCATCGCCGCCGTAGGACGTGCCGCCATGAGTATGGTGCAGGAAGTGCGCAGGCAGTTCCGCGAAATTCCGGGTATCATGGAAGGCACCGGCAAACCTGAATACGATAAGTGCGTGGCCATCTCCACGGAAGCATCGCTGCGTGAGATGATGTTGCCGGGCGCCATAGCATTGGTTGTTCCGGTTGTGATAGGGTTTTTATTTGGCCCGGAAGTGCTCGGTGGATTGCTGGCCGGCGTTACGGTTTCCGGTGTGCTCATGGGCATGTTTCAGTCTAATGCCGGCGGTGCCTGGGACAATGCAAAGAAATCTTTCGAGAAAGGCGTGGAGATCAACGGAGAGGTGTTTTATAAAAAGTCAGAGCCGCACAAGGCATCGGTAACCGGTGACACCGTAGGTGATCCATTCAAAGACACGAGCGGACCATCCATGAATATTCTCATCAAACTCATGAGTATTGTGAGCCTGGTAATCGCGCCTTCCATTCCATTGAATGGTTTGCTCGGGCTGCATAAAGATGATGCTTCTAAACATAACTTCAGCCTGATGATGCAATCGCCCGGTATGGAAGCCGCTGAACATGGCGGCGCCTGTTGTGCAAAACCAGCTGAAGCCACCGCGGATGCTGCCGGAACCGATTGCGGCAGTGCAGGTAAAACAACGGCCGTTGCCACCGCAAACAACAACAGCGACGGCAGTACTGCTTCCGGCAATACCGGAACAGCGCAGTAA
- the prmC gene encoding peptide chain release factor N(5)-glutamine methyltransferase, translated as MTIRHVFDHYVKSLTRLYDKSEAENITHWIFEERLSLSKAGLLLRENDIISEVKANDLAWKLVRLLKGEPVQYVLGGTSFYGMQLHINKNVLIPRPETEELVDWIIKDNQTKGPVNILDIGTGSGCMAIALQKQLNQSTVSAIDISGEALAVASDNAQQLEAEILFKQVDFLSLMQDNEPEAAWPANRYHIICSNPPYIPESEQQQMPDNVVRFEPHIALFVPDHDPLVFYKAIAAFGAKWLMPEGFIYVEMHENMTDQVSAVFYQHGYQQLQVKTDMQGKRRMLKAGW; from the coding sequence ATGACCATCCGCCATGTTTTCGATCACTATGTGAAGTCACTGACCAGGCTGTATGATAAGTCAGAAGCTGAAAACATCACGCACTGGATCTTTGAAGAGCGGCTATCCCTTTCAAAAGCAGGGCTGCTGTTACGCGAGAACGATATTATTTCGGAAGTTAAAGCAAATGACCTTGCCTGGAAACTTGTACGGCTGCTGAAAGGTGAACCTGTTCAATATGTGCTCGGTGGCACTTCATTTTATGGCATGCAGCTGCACATTAATAAAAATGTGCTGATACCACGTCCTGAGACGGAAGAGCTGGTGGATTGGATCATTAAGGATAATCAAACGAAAGGGCCGGTGAACATACTCGATATCGGCACCGGCAGTGGTTGCATGGCTATTGCATTGCAAAAGCAGCTTAATCAGTCAACCGTTTCCGCTATTGATATCAGCGGCGAAGCCCTGGCTGTAGCTTCCGATAATGCACAACAGCTCGAAGCTGAGATCCTGTTTAAGCAGGTTGATTTCCTCAGCCTTATGCAAGACAATGAACCGGAGGCAGCATGGCCTGCAAACCGTTATCATATCATCTGCAGCAATCCGCCCTATATCCCGGAATCGGAACAGCAGCAGATGCCGGACAATGTGGTGCGGTTTGAGCCGCATATCGCCTTGTTTGTGCCCGATCATGATCCTTTAGTCTTTTATAAAGCTATTGCTGCCTTTGGTGCAAAATGGCTGATGCCGGAAGGATTCATATATGTTGAAATGCATGAAAACATGACTGATCAGGTATCGGCTGTCTTTTATCAGCATGGCTATCAACAGCTACAGGTAAAGACCGATATGCAGGGCAAACGCCGGATGCTGAAAGCAGGGTGGTAA
- the ribD gene encoding bifunctional diaminohydroxyphosphoribosylaminopyrimidine deaminase/5-amino-6-(5-phosphoribosylamino)uracil reductase RibD — protein MQRCIELALQGAGKVAPNPLVGSVIVYEGHIIGEGYHAQFGGPHAEVNAIRSVAQSDLAYLPSSTLYVNLEPCSHTGKTPPCADLIIEKKIPAVIAGMQDPNPLVAGSGIAKLIQAGCKVKTGVLYDEAIHLNRRFVTWIEKKRPYIILKWAQTIDGFIGKENQSLAISHHYAKTLVHKWRSEEASIMVGTNTALTDNPRLDSRHWNRQNPVRLVPDRYLRLPQTLHLFDGSIPTIVFTAQQKESTINTTYVTIDFEAHFIASFLDKLYERQLQSVLVEGGSRLLQSFIDSGLWDEARIIVAPETAGSGVPAPRMQATPFSRKYVGEDELIIQYHIA, from the coding sequence ATGCAACGTTGCATTGAACTTGCCTTGCAAGGAGCCGGTAAGGTGGCACCCAACCCTTTGGTAGGTTCGGTGATTGTGTATGAAGGGCATATTATCGGTGAAGGCTATCATGCGCAATTTGGCGGTCCGCATGCAGAAGTAAATGCCATCCGGTCTGTTGCTCAAAGCGATCTTGCATACCTGCCGTCATCTACGCTCTATGTTAACCTGGAGCCTTGTTCTCATACCGGAAAAACACCGCCCTGTGCCGATCTGATTATTGAAAAGAAAATTCCGGCCGTTATCGCCGGCATGCAGGATCCCAATCCGCTTGTTGCCGGTAGCGGCATTGCAAAGCTGATTCAGGCCGGTTGCAAAGTGAAAACCGGTGTGCTGTATGATGAAGCAATTCATCTGAACCGCAGATTTGTTACATGGATTGAGAAAAAGCGGCCTTATATTATCCTGAAATGGGCACAAACCATAGATGGTTTTATAGGGAAGGAAAATCAGTCGTTGGCCATCAGCCATCATTACGCAAAGACACTCGTTCACAAATGGCGGAGCGAAGAAGCTTCCATCATGGTTGGCACCAACACGGCGCTGACAGACAATCCGAGACTGGACAGCAGGCACTGGAACAGGCAGAACCCGGTGCGGCTGGTGCCTGACCGCTATTTAAGGCTGCCACAGACCTTACACCTTTTCGATGGCAGCATTCCGACTATAGTTTTTACGGCTCAGCAAAAAGAAAGTACCATAAACACCACTTATGTGACGATTGATTTTGAAGCACATTTTATCGCTTCCTTTCTTGATAAACTATACGAACGACAACTTCAGTCGGTGCTGGTGGAAGGCGGTAGCCGCTTATTGCAGTCATTTATTGACAGCGGCCTGTGGGACGAAGCGCGAATTATCGTGGCGCCAGAAACGGCAGGCAGTGGCGTGCCGGCACCCAGGATGCAAGCAACTCCTTTCTCCAGGAAATATGTGGGAGAAGATGAACTGATCATTCAATATCATATTGCATGA
- a CDS encoding EamA family transporter: MIVLLLSIICSTYLVLAFRFFKLYQIDMMQGIVVNYITCVATGILVSGAVPSTQVFRQDWFPYAAFLGCMFFFIFNMMGFVAANIGVTLTSVASKLSMAIPVTLAIYLYDQELTLVKIAGLLLAILAVYLTSVTPEEHRHALHTRGLLLALIIFIGSGINDSVVNYAFARLLTPGEFNLFNISIFAVAATAGSMALFYRGIFQHKRLQWKAVAGGILLGIPNFFSMYFLLKALNIPQWESSVIFPVNNMGIVVLTAVCGWLLFREHLSRINIAGIMIALISIALMIIE; encoded by the coding sequence ATGATCGTTCTTTTGCTCAGCATTATCTGTTCTACCTACCTGGTTCTTGCATTCAGGTTTTTCAAGCTGTATCAGATTGATATGATGCAGGGCATAGTGGTCAACTATATCACCTGCGTGGCAACAGGTATTTTGGTTTCCGGTGCGGTTCCTTCAACGCAGGTGTTCCGGCAAGACTGGTTCCCTTACGCTGCTTTCCTGGGTTGTATGTTTTTCTTCATCTTCAATATGATGGGATTTGTGGCGGCAAACATTGGCGTAACGCTTACGTCTGTTGCCAGTAAGCTCAGCATGGCCATTCCGGTAACGCTGGCCATCTACCTGTATGACCAGGAACTGACACTGGTAAAGATCGCTGGATTGTTGCTGGCGATACTGGCCGTTTATCTAACCTCTGTCACCCCTGAAGAACACAGGCATGCCCTGCATACAAGAGGCCTGTTGCTGGCATTGATTATTTTTATCGGCAGCGGCATCAACGACTCTGTCGTCAACTACGCTTTTGCCAGGTTATTGACGCCGGGAGAATTCAATCTTTTCAATATCTCCATCTTCGCGGTAGCAGCAACAGCAGGAAGCATGGCCCTATTCTACCGCGGCATCTTCCAGCATAAACGGCTTCAATGGAAAGCGGTGGCGGGTGGCATCCTGTTAGGTATTCCGAATTTTTTCTCGATGTATTTTCTGCTGAAGGCGCTGAATATACCGCAATGGGAAAGTTCTGTGATTTTTCCGGTGAATAATATGGGCATCGTTGTGCTTACCGCTGTATGCGGATGGCTGCTTTTCCGGGAACATCTTTCCCGAATTAACATAGCGGGCATCATGATCGCATTAATTTCCATCGCCCTGATGATCATTGAATGA
- a CDS encoding DUF167 domain-containing protein → MMLSINVKPNSRSTQLLKDAAGNWVLRIKQPPVEGKANTEVIAVLAKMLQLPKAAIAIRSGHKSSHKRLLIEGLEEREVIRRLSLQLPAAY, encoded by the coding sequence ATGATGCTCTCCATCAATGTCAAACCCAATTCCAGGTCAACACAACTGCTAAAAGACGCAGCTGGCAATTGGGTGTTGCGTATAAAGCAACCTCCGGTGGAAGGAAAAGCAAATACAGAGGTGATAGCCGTACTGGCCAAAATGCTGCAACTTCCTAAAGCAGCTATTGCGATAAGAAGCGGCCATAAAAGCAGTCATAAGCGTTTGCTGATTGAAGGATTGGAAGAAAGGGAAGTTATACGGCGGCTCAGTTTACAGCTGCCTGCCGCATACTGA
- a CDS encoding BamA/TamA family outer membrane protein, with the protein MTSNGISNAGRKLIYRPYTGCVILLILILFSASCSNTKYLASGEMLYTKGNIELDDASKKTASAEVIASLQSVMVPVPNKKLLGARFGLAVYNRVKEPKKESGFKYFMKYKIGEAPVILQEADIRRTRLLMANRLNTYGHFRSTITDTMRYKNRKAQVTYFVKVATPYIIDSVFFPVVTDRLTKKIAEVKDSSLLKAGNFYNLQTISDERDRIDRVLKMEGYFFFGPDFLIVRVDTNIGNHHCKMYVGLKHNIPQEALSYYHIGDIMVFPEFTLVRKVTELQLTDTIMVDSIQYISTDHLFKPHAIVDNVYFQKGQIYDVRNYNLTLGRLMSLGVFKYGNIRFEPDTTRDGWLTTRIFLTPFPKRSLRGEVQAILKDNGFAGPGLSISTRNRNIFRGAELFVLNFTGNYELQISKNLPPLQSFKFGITPQLIFPKFLVPFHITRSQSAFVPKTKIETNYTIENREGYYLMNSFYINFGYNWKESISKEHLFTPFSINFVNTTQTTEAYDSILNQNEALKESFDRQFVLGFNYAYTFTNQVYAWVKNPVYFKGSIEFSGNTVYALQSLFNQEKGTPENPFTIFQNPYSQYGSVSLDFRYYFSTGKQTKLASRIFTGVALPYGNSDVIPYYKSFSVGGVSDLRGFRSRSVGPGTFYDPDIDSIGFYNQVGDIKLGLYTEFRFPIAGYLKGAFFAEGGNIWMQSTKLYGDVGVFRFADFYRQLAFDAGLGLRLDITYVVVRLDVATALRKPYVTANDGWTFDPFSKDAYGRNNLILNFGIGYPF; encoded by the coding sequence ATGACATCTAACGGAATCAGTAATGCGGGCAGGAAATTAATTTACAGGCCATACACCGGTTGTGTAATACTGCTCATCCTGATTCTTTTCAGTGCTTCATGCAGCAACACAAAATACCTGGCATCTGGGGAGATGCTGTACACAAAAGGCAACATTGAACTCGATGATGCTTCAAAAAAAACTGCCTCAGCTGAAGTCATTGCTTCGCTGCAATCTGTGATGGTTCCTGTACCCAATAAGAAACTGCTGGGCGCCAGATTCGGCCTGGCCGTTTACAACAGGGTGAAAGAACCGAAGAAGGAATCAGGGTTTAAGTATTTTATGAAATACAAGATCGGCGAAGCACCGGTGATATTACAGGAAGCCGATATAAGGCGAACCCGGTTGCTGATGGCAAACAGATTGAATACATATGGCCATTTCAGAAGCACGATAACGGATACAATGCGATACAAAAACCGGAAGGCGCAGGTAACCTACTTCGTAAAAGTCGCAACGCCATATATCATTGATTCTGTTTTTTTTCCTGTGGTGACAGACAGGCTGACGAAGAAGATTGCGGAGGTGAAGGATAGCAGCCTGTTAAAAGCCGGAAATTTCTACAACCTGCAAACCATCAGCGATGAGCGTGACCGGATCGACCGTGTTTTGAAAATGGAAGGTTACTTTTTCTTCGGCCCGGATTTTCTCATAGTGAGGGTGGATACTAACATTGGTAATCATCACTGCAAAATGTATGTCGGCCTGAAGCATAATATTCCGCAGGAAGCACTGTCTTATTACCATATAGGCGATATCATGGTGTTCCCGGAATTTACATTGGTGCGGAAAGTAACTGAACTGCAGCTGACTGATACGATCATGGTTGACAGCATACAGTATATCTCCACCGATCATTTGTTTAAACCGCATGCGATTGTTGACAATGTATATTTTCAGAAAGGCCAGATCTATGATGTGCGGAATTATAACCTTACACTTGGCAGGCTGATGAGCCTTGGTGTTTTTAAGTATGGCAATATCAGGTTTGAACCGGATACCACCCGCGACGGATGGCTCACCACACGAATCTTCCTGACACCGTTTCCAAAGCGGTCGCTGCGCGGAGAAGTGCAGGCCATTTTAAAAGATAATGGCTTTGCAGGGCCGGGCTTAAGCATCAGTACAAGGAACAGGAACATCTTTCGCGGAGCGGAATTATTTGTGCTGAACTTCACCGGTAACTATGAACTGCAGATTTCCAAAAACCTTCCGCCTCTGCAGTCATTCAAATTTGGAATTACACCACAACTCATTTTCCCGAAATTCCTTGTTCCCTTTCACATAACCCGTTCGCAAAGCGCATTTGTACCCAAAACAAAAATTGAAACCAACTACACGATTGAGAACAGGGAAGGCTATTACCTGATGAATTCCTTCTACATCAATTTCGGTTATAACTGGAAAGAGAGCATCAGCAAAGAACATCTGTTCACGCCGTTCTCCATCAACTTTGTAAATACCACGCAGACCACAGAGGCTTATGACTCCATTCTAAATCAGAATGAAGCATTGAAAGAAAGTTTCGACCGGCAATTTGTGCTCGGCTTTAATTATGCATATACCTTTACCAACCAGGTATATGCCTGGGTTAAAAATCCTGTATATTTTAAAGGAAGCATTGAGTTCTCCGGCAATACGGTTTACGCCCTACAGAGCCTTTTCAACCAGGAAAAAGGTACGCCTGAAAATCCATTTACGATTTTCCAAAATCCTTATTCGCAGTACGGATCCGTTTCACTCGACTTCCGCTATTACTTTAGCACCGGAAAGCAGACGAAGCTGGCATCACGGATTTTCACGGGTGTTGCATTGCCTTATGGAAATTCGGATGTCATTCCATACTATAAAAGTTTTTCTGTTGGCGGTGTGAGTGATCTGCGCGGCTTTCGTTCCCGTTCCGTTGGTCCAGGCACATTCTATGATCCTGACATCGACAGCATTGGTTTCTATAACCAGGTAGGAGATATCAAGCTGGGGTTGTACACGGAGTTCCGCTTTCCGATAGCTGGTTATCTCAAAGGTGCATTCTTTGCAGAAGGTGGTAATATCTGGATGCAAAGCACAAAGCTTTACGGCGATGTTGGTGTTTTCAGGTTTGCGGATTTTTACCGGCAACTGGCATTTGATGCAGGCCTCGGGCTACGGCTGGATATCACTTATGTAGTCGTTCGCCTCGACGTGGCAACAGCGTTGCGTAAACCATACGTAACAGCGAATGACGGCTGGACCTTTGATCCATTTTCAAAAGACGCTTACGGAAGAAATAATCTCATCCTCAACTTTGGAATCGGATATCCGTTCTGA